The Leptospira wolbachii serovar Codice str. CDC DNA segment TTAGCTTAATTTATAAATTTGCTTCAAAATTGTCTTTGAAATTACCTGTAAAGATTAATACGATGTCTAAAATCCATCCTAACATTATTATGCCACCAGTAACTAAATATATAAATCCTAGTCTACCTCTCCCGACATAGAATAAGTGAAGACCGAAAAATCCTCCAAATATACATAGAATTAATGCGATGATTCTACTCTTTTCTGATTTGTACATTATAACCTCGAAATTTATCTAAAATTCTTGTATTTAAATCTAAAAATTTCATTTTTGAATATTCACTGTGTGAAATTGTATCTAATATTG contains these protein-coding regions:
- a CDS encoding NINE protein, yielding MYKSEKSRIIALILCIFGGFFGLHLFYVGRGRLGFIYLVTGGIIMLGWILDIVLIFTGNFKDNFEANL